cgttgaatttaatttttacgttaATAATTTTGCGCTGTTTTAATTCCACTGATGAAGGATTTGCATCGGCCTGTATTGGTGTCATAGATATTGTTCtgtgttttgaattattgtattcatcaaccAACTTTGGTAAAATAGAAACCCATTCGTGTGAGCCTCGTGCAGTGAATTCCCTATACATTTTTCCCTTAAGAGTTTTGTTGAAGCGTTCTACGATACACCCTTTCGTTGTACTATACGTagaatatttgtgtatattatgtttctccATCAACGCATCGAATGTTGCATTGTAAAATTCTTTGCCGTTATCTACCTGTAATAGTTTTGGTGAGCGCTTGAGTAGTATTTttgacattgcatttgaaacttCTTTAGCCGATTTACACTTTAAAGGTTTAGAAAATGCTAGCTTCGTGTAACAATCTATGAccgttagaaaatatttataacctttatttatttttgaatatggtATCATTTCAACCAAATCGGCCTGCCATAGATCGTTTTTACCATACACATTAACTCTTCGCCTCGTATAATTTTTTCTGGCCGGTTTGTGTAGTTCGATTGCTATATCGCGTTTAGACATTTGGAATACGTTTTATTAAGCCTGCTTCAAGCAATTCTTCGTAAATTGAAAGTATTTCGTTGGAAACGCCTGTATTACCAGCAGTTTGAGAGGCCAAAAGTAACCGTAAGCGACTAACCAACTCGTTAGGGTCGTtccaataaactaaattatgctTTTGCAGTTTTACAGATATACCACTACCGGATGCGAACAATGGCTTGATTATATCAGTGAATTTatttccaccttttttaatttttttctcgtctAATGTTAAATGTGCTGATGTTtgaattaatatagttttatatgtgTTCAAATCGTCTGCGGTGTATGATTTcgggattttcgaaaatatcaaactgCTAAGACCTAGCGTTAGCGGGTATGAAGTATCTTCAATAGTCAACGTCTTGTCAGTaagtttaatttcttttttacctAAATGTATAGCACCGCTTGATTGTGCTTTAGGCCCATACTTATTGTCTCTATTGGAAGAATCTAAAAAGTCTAATAAAATTTCAGAATCTAAAGTGTCTCCTGTTTCGTTTATAGTTTTTGAATCGAGTTCTGCGATTTGAGGTTGAAATGTTGGTGGTTTATTTCGCTTAATTTCTTTCAATGGTTCGATAATCGGGTATAATGTTTCTGATACCAATGAATGAATATCGGCTTTACCGTGTTTTAATGCTGTATACTTGCGTTTAATGTTTTCTTTGGCTTTAATCAATTCTCCGAGTACTTCACCATTACCAGCCATGTTTGCAAATGacaaagttttataaaaacgttGGTTTATATAACGACAAATGTGTCGAACCCGTGACGATATCGACCGTCGTCGCGTTCGCAGTCTTTATTAATTACGATAAACTCAAATCTCCCCTTACGCCAACATGTCGTGCAAAAGTCTTTAAACTCAGTATACGTCATATCGCCAGAGCAATGCTCCAtgtaaacatgttttaaattagtttcatcttgtttaaataatacaataaaattagcgTTGTCACGCAAAAGTTGTTTAGGTACTTTTGAATAGCTCTGAGCCAGGTAGCAAATATCCACTAAATTATGTCGACCTCTGGAAAAGTATGTTCTAGCGATTTTTtggttttctgaaataatatcGTCGAAAATAAACACAGAGTTTGGTAAGGCTTTCTCGGGTTCAATAACTTGTTCGTTTTCGTAGAACGTAAATAATTGTACTCCATCAATTCCTGATAAAATATCactcaacattttatatttcggTTGATCCAATGTTTTAGAATATATGTAAACGTTATGAAATCTTATTCCGTTTATATTGGTTAGTAAAGCGaaaattaaattggtttttcCGCAGCCAGAAGGACCGACAATAAGCGCTCGTATCGTATTGGGGAGAAGCGTTCCATGTCTATAGTTCTGAATCGATGTAGGTGGGTCCACGTTTTCAACTGCAAGTTTTAGtttttgttcaattaatttcatttttatatataaatatctttgTTGCAATGAGAATGTAATCAGTACACAATGTCACTCGTACGAAGAAACAACAAGAATAAGGGAGGAGGCCTCATCAACAcgcttataaacaaattaccaCTCGAGATTCACGTGCCCGGTAAGTGttggtgattattttaaattcatttaaacTATGATGTATCTGTGtaggttatcaatattgtggACCGggaacaaatttgaaaaaacgtTTAGCTCACGGAGATAAAGGAATCAACCCCTTGGACTCGGCGTGTAGAGATCACGATATTGCGTACGATCGTAGTAACTCTATCACAGATCGTAACGAGGCCGACTATATATTAGAGCAGCGAGCCTGGGATAGGTTCAAGGCAAAAGATTCTAGTCTAAAAGAAAAAGCAGTGGCTTGGGGCGTGACAACAGCCATGAAAGCAAAACGTAAAATCGGAGCTGGATGTGGGTTTAAAGCGGGCGTCAAAGCAGTTAAAAAcgctataaagaaaaatataggtgaaaaaaacctgatgaaattaagtaaaaaatgtgtAGCCGTCGCacgaaaaacattcaaaaataaaaagacaaaaGTTCCTAGAATAATAACAGTTCCGAAAAAAGGCGGCGTGTTGCCACTTATTCCGATTTTTGCTGGTTTATCGGCCTTGGGAGCTCTAACTGGCGGCGTTTCCAACGTAGTTAAGCTGGCCaatgaatttaaaagaaacacaCCGACGCATTTGGGCGGTGGGTTATATCTCGCTCCGTATAAGGGCAACTCGTACAAAATCGGTTCGGGTCTATATCTCGCCCCATATAAAAGAGGTGGAGGCAAAAAagcgaaaaaaaactaatatctaCGTTACCCAGAAGAGCACTGTACGATTACGAACTTATAAAAATAGCCCGCTTAATGAAAATACCTCATTTCATCGGCGTGTTTACTAGAGACAGGTTATCTGAACGTCCCAAACGAATAGAATCAGCGATTGTTAACTTGGATTCGGAAAGCGGTACAGGCACTCACTGGGTAGCGTATAAAAAAATCGGAAATCAAGTCTATTATTACGACAGTTTTGGAAATTTACAACCTCCATTagaagtacaaaaatattttcacggcTGTgacattaatttcaattataacagagatcagaaatataatactacaaactGCGGACACTTGTGTTTAAAATTCTTATCATGTACACGTTGACGTTAAACGGGAACTCGAGCGAATTGTCATGCGATATTTTTCCACCACTAGAAGTAGAAAACACAGCACAAATATGTCTTTTGAGCTTACAGACAAATAATTCGATACCAAACATCGAACCCGGTTGCAATACTATCGGTTTCCGAAATATTATCGGTCAAAATGATTACGTTATCATACCTACGGGGTCGTATGAGTTTGATAATTTAGAgtcttttatacaaaaaaatgtgccCGAATATGTCGATTGGTTTGAATTAAAAGCAAACAATACCACATTAAAGTGTACGCTCTCGTGTAGTCATGATGTGGACTTGGGCGTCGAGAATAGCATAGCGAAATTGTTGGGTTTCGGAAATGTTGTATACACCACGGGTCTTAATCATGAATCTGAAAGTACggtcaaaataatgaaaatcaatAGTATAAAAGTAGAGTGCAACTTGATTACTGGTTCATTTTGTGACGGAGCACCGAGCCAGATCATACACGAACTCTATCCATCTGTTCCACCAGGCTATAAAATCGTCGAGGTACCTAGACATCCAGTTTTTTATGGTCTCAACACGACTTCAATATCTAGAGTAAATATCGTATTAAAAGATCAGAACGATTGTCTAATAAATCTACGCGGCGAACCAATTACGATTCGCTTGCAAATAACGCGTGGGTATGGcactcaaatttaacatcaatatAAAAAGAGCTACAATCAAAACACCCATCAGTATTGTATCTACAGTCAAGAAGTCAACATCCAAACCGAAAAAACCCGAAACCAAActcacgaaaaataatttaaattttcttcgttccttgaaaatttaatcatgGATGACTCGTATTTAGACGTAGCAGCCGGCTATGTCGACGagtgtaaaataacacaaaagaaTTATCATTCGTTCACCCCATATTCAAACATGTCTTTTTCTAATAACGATGAAATTAGGATAAGTGTTTTAAACATGGATTCTTACACTTTTCCGTGTGAGAGTTATCTGTACATCGAGGGAAAAGTAAATAAACCTACCGATGCTGTTGGAGACGTTAGTTTTTCGAATAATGGATTGGCGTTTTTATTCTCCGAAATGCGATACGAGATAAACGGAGTAGaagtacagaaaataaaatcacCCGGAATTTCGTCTTGTTTGAAAGGTTACTGTTCATATACTCCAAACGACTTGAACGCGCTGGAGAATGCGGCTTGGGGGTCGTCGTTGGGtagtaacgataataataaaaatttcatgGCCAACAATGTGTTTACCGGCTGCGTTCCACTGAAACATCTATTTGGATTTTTTGaagattacaaaaaaatattacttaattgtaATCAACAATTGATTTTGAATCGCTCGTCAACCGATTTCGACACATTACACGTTACTGATAACtctgagaaaaataaaaaaattaccgtcGAACTGACTAAGATATTATGGAAGATGCCTATTATCAAAGTTAGTGATAAAGAAAAGTTAagactgttaaaaatattggaTTCTCGTAAAACGTTATCGTGTGCGTTCAGAACCTGGGATCTCTG
This genomic window from Metopolophium dirhodum isolate CAU chromosome 1, ASM1992520v1, whole genome shotgun sequence contains:
- the LOC132942306 gene encoding uncharacterized protein LOC132942306, with product MSLVRRNNKNKGGGLINTLINKLPLEIHVPGYQYCGPGTNLKKRLAHGDKGINPLDSACRDHDIAYDRSNSITDRNEADYILEQRAWDRFKAKDSSLKEKAVAWGVTTAMKAKRKIGAGCGFKAGVKAVKNAIKKNIVPKKGGVLPLIPIFAGLSALGALTGGVSNVVKLANEFKRNTPTHLGGGLYLAPYKGNSYKIGSGLYLAPYKRGGGKKAKKN
- the LOC132942313 gene encoding uncharacterized protein LOC132942313 yields the protein MDDSYLDVAAGYVDECKITQKNYHSFTPYSNMSFSNNDEIRISVLNMDSYTFPCESYLYIEGKVNKPTDAVGDVSFSNNGLAFLFSEMRYEINGVEVQKIKSPGISSCLKGYCSYTPNDLNALENAAWGSSLGSNDNNKNFMANNVFTGCVPLKHLFGFFEDYKKILLNCNQQLILNRSSTDFDTLHVTDNSEKNKKITVELTKILWKMPIIKNLGSLRISSAT